One Deinococcus sp. Leaf326 genomic window, GGTCGCCCAGGCCTTCTTCGCGGGCGCTGTACCAGTCGAGCGTCTCGATGGAGTCGATCAGCTTGCGCAGGGTGGTGGGCTTGCGCATGAAGCTGTTCGCGTCGGCGTAGATCTGCCCGACGAGCGGGTGCTTGTCCTTGCCCAGGTCGAGGAGCAACTGGCGGTAGAAGTCCAGCACACCCACATTGTTCTGCTTGCGCAGGTCATCCCAGCGCTTGCCCTCGGGTAGCTGGCCCTCCTCGCCTGTCTCCTTGAGCATCTTGAGGAACAGCAGATAGGTCAGTTCGGTGACGTACTGGTGGTAGGTTACGCCGTCGTCACGCAGGTCGTTGCACAGGTTCCAGAGCTTCTGGACGATGTCGTTCGTTTTGGTCATGGTCGGGAGCCTTTCAGGATGGAGAGGATGAGGCCAGGGCGCGGTTTAGCGCCCGCCGGAAGCGCTCGGCGTTGGCTTTTGAGCGCAGAAGGAAGGCCGCCTCACGCCTGGCCCGCCGCCGAGCGACGCGGCGCAGACGGAGGGCCAGACCAGTAGAGCAGTTCACCCTCCTATTCTGCTGCCTACAGCCCAGGTGCTTTGTTCGTGCCTGAACGCTTATCCAGCCCGGGCCCAGACCTCGTCCTGCAGCCGCTCCAGGATGGTCGGCAGCTCGCCCCCGAAGATGCGCTCGTTCAGGCGATCGAAGCCTCCCACCTCGCGGCGTACGGGATTGCTCGGCTCGTCCATGAAGGCCCGGTCGATCACCTGGTTGGCCTTGAGCTGGCTGGCGAGGCGGGTCAGCCAGGTGGGCTGCGGCGGCGTCCACGTCCGCGAGCCGAGCAGCCGCGCCAAGGCGGCGTCCACCCGCGCTTCGAACGGCTGCGGGGCCTCGTTCCCGGCAGCCGCCCGAATGAAGCCGATGATGCTCGCGGCAGCGTCCACCTGCCGCGTCTGCGCGAAAGCGGTGCGCAGCGCCGCCTCGCTGAAGCCCTGACGATCGAGTTCGCGGCGCAGCGCCAGCAGGTCCGCGCGGCCCAGGCTGCCCGGCCGGGTGAGCACGGCGGTGAGGGCAGGCAGACGGTCGCGCTCGCGCTCGATGAAGGTCAGAAACCCCGCGAGGTAGTCGTCGGGACGCTGTCCGGTCGGGTAAGCCTGGACGACTGATACCACGGTGTCTTCGTGATCGCTGATGAAGATGGGCTGCCCGCCCCGCGTGCGCCCCGTGTCGAGGACGACCATCACCGGCGCGGCACTCTCCAGCAGGACTGGAAGATCGGCCGCGGCCGCGCCCCGTAGGGCCCCCAGGAACGCCTCCACGCTCAGGCTGGTCTCGCCCTCGAAGGTGTCCTTCGCCGCGTCGGTGAGCCGCCGGCGGACCCGCTGGAGCTTGGCGACGAGTTCGTCACGCAGCAGCAACCGGGCTTCCGGCGTCGGCGCACGCAGGGCATCCTCGGCGAGGCTGACGAAGGTGCGGCTGGGCTGGCGGACCACCGGCCCCATGGTCGTGAAGTCCTGCACGGCCTCATAGGCGCGCACGGCGTCGTAGATGCGGAAGGTCGTCTTGCCGATGTCCGGGGCCTGCCGGGTAGCGCGACCCAGCATCTGCTCGAAGAGAATGCGGCTGCCCACCCGCCGCAGGAACACTAGGTTGGTGATGGCCGGCACGTCGATGCCGGTGGTCAGGAGGTCCACCGTCACCGCGATGGCCGGCTGAACCTCGGTGCGGAAGCGGTGCGTGAGCTTGCGCGGCTGGTCACTCTTGCTGGTGATCTTGACCACCGATCCGTCGTCGACCTCGCCATGGACCCGGCGCAGTTCCTCCTTCAGGGTGGCCACGATCTCGTCGGCGTGCAGGTCGTTCACGGCGAAGATCAGGGTCTTCTCCGGCCCAGTGGGGCTGATGTTCTGCGCCAGGAAGGCACACACCGCCCGGTTGAAGCCCCGGGTGATCACGCGGCGGTTGAAATCTTCGACCTCCAGGCCGATGTCGTCCGGGGCCTCGTACAGTTCGGTGGCGTCTGCGCCGGGCGTGTAGGTAGGGATGGTGTCGCCGCGCCTGAACTGCAGCCCGCTCGTGCTGAGCTCGGTTTCGATGAGATAGGGCGGGTCGTGATCCACCAGGACACCGTCGAGCACCGCGTCACGGTAGGTGTAGGCGAAGACGGGCAGCCCGAAGATCTGCGTGGTGTGCAGGGCCGGCGTGGCGGTCAGGGCGACTTTCACGGCGTCGAAGTGCTCCAGCACCTGCCGGTAGCGGCTGACGTACTCCGATTCGTCCCGCCAGCCCAGTTCGGCGTCGGCGAGGTCGCGGTCGAGGGTGTACCCGCGGTGCGCCTCGTCGACCACGATCAGGTCGTAGGTGTCCACCGGGGGCGGGCTGTCCGACAGCACCCGGCGGGCGAGGCCCTGCACGGTGGTGATGTGGACGGCCGTCGAAGCGTCGGCTGGGCCGTCGTCGATGCCAGTAAGGCCGAAGGTCTCGGCGAAGGTGCGCGTGCCCTCCAGGCGGGTGGTGGCGAAGCTGCCCTCGGCCTGGACAGCGAGGGTCTCGCGGTCGACCAGGAATAGGACCCGCCGGGCGCGTCCGGTCTTCAGGAGGCGGTAGATCAGGGCAATGGCTGTCTTGGTCTTGCCGGTGCCGGTGGCCATCGCGAGGAGCAGGTCGCGCTGCCCGGTGCGCAGGGCGGCTTCGACCGCCAGGATGGCCATTGCCGCAGACCCACGCTGTAGTCGAGATCCTCGTGGATGAGCTGCGCCTCGGCCGTGTTGACGTTCTGTTCGAGCAGAGCGCGGAGCCCCTCGGGCGTGTGCCAGCCCGGCAGGGGGTAACTCGGGTTGACGCTCCGGCGCGCGTCGCGGAACCAGATGCCGCTCTGGGTCTTGAGCTGCGCGAGATACGGGCGGCCGTTGGTGGCATAGAGGAAGGGAATGTGGAACGGGTCCGGTGCCCCCCAGGGCCTACCGGGAGACGTCATTTCTGGTCCTGACAGGTCGAAGCCCTGGCTGTAACGGGCGGCCTGCTCCAAGCTGCTCATCACGGCCTTGTTTATTCGCTTCGCCTCGACCACTGCGACGGGCGTGGCGCCGAGGAACAGGACATAGTCGGCCGGCCCCGTAGCGGTGGGCCATTCCGCGATGGCCAGATTCCGGCCTGCCTCTGGGCGGGTTCCCAGGCTGTAGCGCAACTTCGCACTGTCGACTTCCCAGCCCACCGACCGGAGTTGGACATCGATCAGCTGCCGGGTCTGGTCTTCAGTAAGGTCGAGCTGGGTCGCGGCGGCCTGCGCAGCCTGTACGACTCGGGCCGGACTGCTGGGCGCCTGGGCCTGCACCTGAGCAAGCCGGGCTTCGGCGTCCTGCCGGGCTGCCTCCGCCTGGGCAAGCAGGGCACGCAGGTCTTCAGGACGTTCGGCGGACTGAGGCAGGATGAACTCGCCCCGCACGTACCCGGCATCGTGGAAGGTCCGGATCAACCACACGCCCAGGATCCAGGCAAACTGCAGAAGATTCAGGGCCTGCTCGTGCTCACCGGTGAAGGCGTGGCTCGCCTCGTTGCCGGTGCGGCGCAATTCGGTGAGGAGCTGCCAGACCTCCTGCGGAAGGATGCCCTCGCGGCGCAGCCGGGCCAGGCGGTCGTGCTGCGTTTCGCCCTCAACCAGCAGGCCAGAGCGGGCAGCAATGACCTGCGTCAGCGCCTCAGCGTACTGGCGCAGCTTAAGCAGGGCGGTGTTGGGGTCGTCGAGAAGGTAGCGTTCCGCGAGGTAGCCCAGCTGGGCCAGGAGAGGATCAGTACGGGCGAGGTCGGCAAAATTGGAATGAGACAAAGTCACAGGGAAGTCTCCTGAAGCGGAATGACCGTAGCCTACAGGAGCGTAAACCTCCTGTCAGACGCAACTGACCTCAGGGTGTCAGGAGACAACAGGTATGACCCCTTCTGGCTCCATAGAGAGTCAGGGTAGGGGTCACGCCACGGATCGGCCCTGCCCCCGTCCCTCTTGTGCAAACGGCCATTTGCGCAAGTCTGACACATCGTTTCCCGCTTCCAAGATCCGGCTAGCTCAAGATCTGTCGTACGACACCGCGCACCTCATCTCTGAACCAGCGGCTCGCGGCATCTCCATCTGTTCGCATATGCCAAGTCATCATCACCGGCACGGGCTCAACGCGTACAGGGACTGGACGTCTCTCCAGTCCTAAGGCGCTCAGTGTCGCTCCCATCATCTTCGCGGGCACACTGATGAGCAGCTCACTTTGGGCGGCAAGCTGTGCAGCGACCGCTGCGACCGGGACAGCCACGACAACTTCGCGGGTCAGTCCCTGCTTCGCAAGTGCAACATCCACCGGGCCATGCAGACGACCTCGACGCGAAACACTGACGTGTTGTGCCGCTGCAAACCGCTCCGCTGTCAGCTCCCCTGTCAGCAACGGATGCTGCGCCCGCAACGCCACAGTCAGGTGGTCATGCCCGACCACTTCCGTCACCAGATCCGGTGCCGGTGGAGGAGCCGCGCCCAACATGAGATCGGTCTCGCCGCGGCGCAGATCTTGCACCTCTTCGTCCGTACGCCCCTGGGTCTCACTCAGCAAGCGTAATTGCACCCTTGGTGCTTGCCGTGTCACTTCGCTGACCACGTGTGGCACCAGTGCATCCAGCAAGGCGTCGTGCCCGCGCAACGTAAAGGAGCGCTGGAGCGTCGCAAGATCGAGGGCCTCTGGGGGCTGGAGGAGTGCCCGTGCCTGGAGCACCGTGGCATGCACCTGTTCCTGGATGCTCAGGGCATAGGGCGTCGGTGTCATGAACCGGCCGCTGCGAACCAGGATGGCGTCCCCGGTCACCCGCCGGATCCGCCCCAGCGTACGGCTCATCGCCGGTTCAGACAGGTTCAGCCGGAAGGCCGCGCCGCCGACACTGCCCTCTTCTAAGAGCACATCTAACGCCCTCAACAGATTCAGATCGAGTTGCATTCAAGTAAAGATACTTCTGCGTCAGTTGCATTTGTAGTTAAGTTGTCGGGCGGATAAGGTCGGTGTCAGGAGGTTCTTCCATGACAACTCAACCCGATCAACTGCTCCTTGACCCTGTGGTGCACGCCTTGCGCGAAGCGGGTACTGTACTTCGCTCCCGCTTCGATCCCCATCGCCGCCCGCCTACAACCCTGGAGGACGTCGTCCAGGCCATTGACGCCAATGACGCTGCTGTTCTGGAGGTCCTGCGCCCCCGCCTGGAAGCTCTTCGCCCCCAGGCCCATTGGGCAGAGGACGAATTGGAAAGCGGGGCCCTGCCAGACGGAGAGTGGTGGGTGGTGGACCCGGCCGAAGGCAACATCAACCACGTGCAGGGCCTGACCGAGTGGGGCGTCACCGCCACGCTGATCCGTGACAACCAGCCTGTCCTGACCGCCGCCTATCTCCCCCTGCAAGAGCAGCTCTTCACGGCGGTTCAGGGAGGCGGCGCCTTCCTGAACGGAACGCCGCTGCAGGTGTCGGACAAGCGGGAGTTGCAGGCCGCCATCGTCGGCACGGGACAGGCCCGACCCGGGGAAGACCCGCGTGACCTGTACCGCTTAGGTCTCTCCGTCCCAGCCGTGATGGAACGCGCCCTGGTCGTGCGCGTGTCGGTCCCGGCCACCCTCCCGCTGCTGGAGGTCGCGTCTGGACATTTGGACGCGTTCTGGCAGTTCAGCGGTGTGCGCAGCGGGCTGGTGTCCGGGGCACTCCTGGTCCAGGAGGCGGGCGGTCAGGTCACGGACGTGCTCGGGCAGCCTTGGACGGTGCAGAGTTCGACCTTCGTGGCCAGCACGCCCGGGATTCACACCGCACTGGTCGACGTGCTGTCACCCCTCGATGGGGCGGGGGCCTGATGTCAGGCGCCCCCCTCACTGTCAGCATCCTGGGCACCGGTCGCGTCGGCACGCATCTCGCGATAGCGCTTCTTCAGCAAGGCCATACGGTCATCCTGGGCAGCCGCTCCCCTGAAGAGGCCACCGCTCGCTGGACGGGGCCCACCGTGCCGATTCTTCCCCTAGCAGCAGCGGCAAGCGCGGCTCCGCTCGTCGTGAATGCCTTACCCGGCGAGCAGGCCTTGACCGTACTCAGCGGTCTGGAAACCGCGCTCGCTGGCCGGGTCCTGCTGGATGTGGCCAATGCCACGACCCGCACGGAGGGGGGTCTGACCCTGCTCTATCCTGGGAGCAGTCTGGCCGAACGGCTTCAACTGGTGCTGCCGGAGACGCGAGTGGTGAAGTCGCTCAATACCATGATGTACCGCGTCATGACCGATCCACAGGGACAGGCTATGCCGCCGACCGTGTTCCTTGCAGGAAACGATGATGGGGCCAAGCAGGCTGTCCGGGAACTGCTGGGGGCCCTGGGATGGCAGCCGGAGTGGCAACTGGACTTGGGGGACGTCACGGCGGCGCGCGGTACGGAAGCGCTGTTTTTGGTGGTGCCGTCTCTGGTGCAAGTCTTGGGGTTTGTCCCGTTCAGTGTGAGCGTGACGCAAGCCAGGAAGTCTGGGCTCGAGCAGACGAATCGATAGGAGAACCTGATACCTCCGTCTCTCTTGCGGAAACGAGCGTTTCTGCAAGGGAGGCGGGAGCGGAGGCTGGACGCACAATTTGGGGTGCGCAAACCTGTTGCTTTAGATCCTCAATTGGCAAGACCTTTGCGCAAGCCGCCGCCAGAGCAACCTCCTATCCCTTACTTTCTATTTCACTTATTTCACTTGACCTCTCTCCAAGAGGTCAAGATGACGTTGCAACTGAAACAGGTCGTCCAGCAGGAAGATCTTCGTCTTGTCCAGGACGCCCTGACCCAGCTGGAGCAGGGCGAACGTACTGTGACACTTCCCTCTGTGTTCACACCCTTTCTCAGCGATCTCCTCCGCCATATCCAGCAAGGCGAAGCGTTGACCGTTGTCACGACAGAGCAGGAGTTCACGACCAACGAGGCGGCCGCGCTTCTTGGAGTCAGCCGACCCTTCCTCATCCACAACCTGCTCGACGCCGGCATGCTCCCTTCCATCGCGTCGGCAGTCATCGCCGGATTTCCGCAGGGGATCTACTGGCTTACCGCGAGGAACAGCAGAGGCGCTCTGCTCTGCTCGACGAACTGGCCGGAGAGGCTCAGGACCTAGACCTCTACTGAATCCTATCGTGCTCTGTGATGCCAACGTCCTGTACGGCCAGTGGCGCCGTGAACTTGGTGATGTGGCTGGGCATGGTCGCGTTGGTGCGCCCGCGCTGAACGGAACGGATCGAACAGGAGTGGGTCAGCAACCTCCTCGACTACCGTCCTCACCTAGAGTCAGTTTGACAAACTAATCCAATTAGCTTATAACTAACAGCATGAGCAAAGGAGCGACTATGAGACAGGATTCGACTACCACCCTGCTGCGTCTGGAAGCTGCCGGCGTCTTCGCCCTCACCCTCACCGCCTACCTGATGACCGGTGGCCCCAGCTGGCTGTGGTTCCTGGTGCTGTTGCCTGATCTCTCGTTCCTCGCCTACCTCGCTGGCTCCCGGACGGGCGCGGCCGGGTACAACTTCGCGCACAGCTACCTCACACCCATGCTGCTGGGCCTCGTGGGCGTGCTAACCCACCACCCGTTCCTGCTCAGTGCTGCCCTGATCTGGGCCGCGCACATTGCTGCCGACCGCGTGCTCGGTTACGGCCTCAAGCGGACCAGTGGCTTCGGTGACACCCACCTCAGCCAGAAACAGTCAGGAAAGACCATGAAGGTACAGTCCTTGCAGGGGGTACAGGCATGAGCTTCCCCCAGTCCGCCAGTACACAGCCTCCGAAGACCCAGTATCTCCAGCGCCCCGATGGTCAACTGGCCTACGACGACCAAGGACAAGGCCCGCTGATCGTGGCGGTACCCGGCCTGGGCGACTTGCGGCAGACCTACCGCCTGCTTACACCCCAGCTGGTTGCTGCCGATTACCGGGTGGTAACGCTCGATCCGCGCGGCCAGGGCGAATCGAGCGCCCAGTGGCCCACCTATTCCCCCATGTCGCTTGGCGACGACCTCAGCGCCCTGATCGAACACTTGGGCAGCGGCCCTGCCGTCGTCGTCAGCAACTCCTACAGTGGCGGCGCGGCGATCTGGACAGCGGTGCAGACGCCCGCTCTCGTCGCGTCAATAGTCCTGATCAGTCCTTTCGTCCGCGATCCGAAGACGTCTGCCATGCAGCGCCTGATGCTGAGTGCCATGACGCATGGCCCCTGGAAGGTCGGAGCCTGGATGGCGTACCTCGGCACGCTGTTCAAGGGGGGTAAGCCCAATGACGACGCGGCCTACCGGGCCCGGCTGAGCGCCAACCTGCGTGAGCCGGGCCGGTATGCGGCGCTCCAGGCGATGCTGGGCGAGACCCGCGCGCCCATCGAAGCCCGGCTCGGCGAAGTCCAGGCCCCGAGCCTGGTGCTGCTGGGCCGGGCCGACCCGGATTTCACCGACCCCGCCGCGGAGGCCCACTTCATCGCCACGGCCCTGCACGGCGAAGAAGTACTGCTAGAAGGGACCGGGCATTACCCACAGGCTGAGCGTCCAGATGAGACAGCACGCACCATTCTCCAGTTCCTGGCAAAGCACCCGGAGGT contains:
- the hsdR gene encoding type I restriction-modification system endonuclease, with the translated sequence MAILAVEAALRTGQRDLLLAMATGTGKTKTAIALIYRLLKTGRARRVLFLVDRETLAVQAEGSFATTRLEGTRTFAETFGLTGIDDGPADASTAVHITTVQGLARRVLSDSPPPVDTYDLIVVDEAHRGYTLDRDLADAELGWRDESEYVSRYRQVLEHFDAVKVALTATPALHTTQIFGLPVFAYTYRDAVLDGVLVDHDPPYLIETELSTSGLQFRRGDTIPTYTPGADATELYEAPDDIGLEVEDFNRRVITRGFNRAVCAFLAQNISPTGPEKTLIFAVNDLHADEIVATLKEELRRVHGEVDDGSVVKITSKSDQPRKLTHRFRTEVQPAIAVTVDLLTTGIDVPAITNLVFLRRVGSRILFEQMLGRATRQAPDIGKTTFRIYDAVRAYEAVQDFTTMGPVVRQPSRTFVSLAEDALRAPTPEARLLLRDELVAKLQRVRRRLTDAAKDTFEGETSLSVEAFLGALRGAAAADLPVLLESAAPVMVVLDTGRTRGGQPIFISDHEDTVVSVVQAYPTGQRPDDYLAGFLTFIERERDRLPALTAVLTRPGSLGRADLLALRRELDRQGFSEAALRTAFAQTRQVDAAASIIGFIRAAAGNEAPQPFEARVDAALARLLGSRTWTPPQPTWLTRLASQLKANQVIDRAFMDEPSNPVRREVGGFDRLNERIFGGELPTILERLQDEVWARAG
- a CDS encoding DUF4145 domain-containing protein — protein: MTLSHSNFADLARTDPLLAQLGYLAERYLLDDPNTALLKLRQYAEALTQVIAARSGLLVEGETQHDRLARLRREGILPQEVWQLLTELRRTGNEASHAFTGEHEQALNLLQFAWILGVWLIRTFHDAGYVRGEFILPQSAERPEDLRALLAQAEAARQDAEARLAQVQAQAPSSPARVVQAAQAAATQLDLTEDQTRQLIDVQLRSVGWEVDSAKLRYSLGTRPEAGRNLAIAEWPTATGPADYVLFLGATPVAVVEAKRINKAVMSSLEQAARYSQGFDLSGPEMTSPGRPWGAPDPFHIPFLYATNGRPYLAQLKTQSGIWFRDARRSVNPSYPLPGWHTPEGLRALLEQNVNTAEAQLIHEDLDYSVGLRQWPSWRSKPPCAPGSATCSSRWPPAPARPRQPLP
- a CDS encoding LysR family transcriptional regulator; protein product: MQLDLNLLRALDVLLEEGSVGGAAFRLNLSEPAMSRTLGRIRRVTGDAILVRSGRFMTPTPYALSIQEQVHATVLQARALLQPPEALDLATLQRSFTLRGHDALLDALVPHVVSEVTRQAPRVQLRLLSETQGRTDEEVQDLRRGETDLMLGAAPPPAPDLVTEVVGHDHLTVALRAQHPLLTGELTAERFAAAQHVSVSRRGRLHGPVDVALAKQGLTREVVVAVPVAAVAAQLAAQSELLISVPAKMMGATLSALGLERRPVPVRVEPVPVMMTWHMRTDGDAASRWFRDEVRGVVRQILS
- a CDS encoding inositol monophosphatase family protein, which produces MTTQPDQLLLDPVVHALREAGTVLRSRFDPHRRPPTTLEDVVQAIDANDAAVLEVLRPRLEALRPQAHWAEDELESGALPDGEWWVVDPAEGNINHVQGLTEWGVTATLIRDNQPVLTAAYLPLQEQLFTAVQGGGAFLNGTPLQVSDKRELQAAIVGTGQARPGEDPRDLYRLGLSVPAVMERALVVRVSVPATLPLLEVASGHLDAFWQFSGVRSGLVSGALLVQEAGGQVTDVLGQPWTVQSSTFVASTPGIHTALVDVLSPLDGAGA
- a CDS encoding NADPH-dependent F420 reductase, giving the protein MSGAPLTVSILGTGRVGTHLAIALLQQGHTVILGSRSPEEATARWTGPTVPILPLAAAASAAPLVVNALPGEQALTVLSGLETALAGRVLLDVANATTRTEGGLTLLYPGSSLAERLQLVLPETRVVKSLNTMMYRVMTDPQGQAMPPTVFLAGNDDGAKQAVRELLGALGWQPEWQLDLGDVTAARGTEALFLVVPSLVQVLGFVPFSVSVTQARKSGLEQTNR
- a CDS encoding DUF4260 domain-containing protein translates to MRQDSTTTLLRLEAAGVFALTLTAYLMTGGPSWLWFLVLLPDLSFLAYLAGSRTGAAGYNFAHSYLTPMLLGLVGVLTHHPFLLSAALIWAAHIAADRVLGYGLKRTSGFGDTHLSQKQSGKTMKVQSLQGVQA
- a CDS encoding alpha/beta fold hydrolase, yielding MSFPQSASTQPPKTQYLQRPDGQLAYDDQGQGPLIVAVPGLGDLRQTYRLLTPQLVAADYRVVTLDPRGQGESSAQWPTYSPMSLGDDLSALIEHLGSGPAVVVSNSYSGGAAIWTAVQTPALVASIVLISPFVRDPKTSAMQRLMLSAMTHGPWKVGAWMAYLGTLFKGGKPNDDAAYRARLSANLREPGRYAALQAMLGETRAPIEARLGEVQAPSLVLLGRADPDFTDPAAEAHFIATALHGEEVLLEGTGHYPQAERPDETARTILQFLAKHPEV